A single window of Manduca sexta isolate Smith_Timp_Sample1 chromosome 15, JHU_Msex_v1.0, whole genome shotgun sequence DNA harbors:
- the LOC119189391 gene encoding TBC1 domain family member 12-like produces MVEAARRRVEREVAARHAKLQESLRQEERLARHAREWTQTILPDWQNMKNTKRTLELWWCGLPPAVRGKVWQLAIGNKLKITHEMYQDYVAKAKQKLQEAQLRRKRLKVNQGCGCVPRKDKAKFDDVLPADTKKDKKDDDKRLGIPRNFSEQNLKSHTEDSEPKKCCSKSNPDLLDYGDECSMELIQLDIARTFPHLCIFQRGGPYFDVLHELLAAYVCYRPDIGYVQGMSFIAAVLILNMEAAGAFVCFANLLDGCVLRAAFTRDGATMQRLWKAYGRLVETNIPALTDGALLPELYLLEWLYTAFAKAMPLDAACRLWDVFLRDGDTFLFNAALGILHLYQDELKDMDFISAAQFLTKLPEDLDAEALFKSISSVSMCCDGMSFEELVSCCEVDSSLDDDVAVRL; encoded by the exons ATGGTCGAGGCAGCGAGGCGGAGGGTAGAGAGGGAAGTGGCGGCGAGGCACGCCAAGCTGCAGGAGTCGCTGCGGCAGGAGGAGCGGCTGGCGAGGCACGCGCGGGAGTGGACGCAGACGATACTGCCCGACTGGCAGAATAT GAAAAACACAAAACGGACTCTAGAGCTATGGTGGTGCGGGCTACCACCAGCTGTTAGAGGTAAGGTGTGGCAACTAGCCATAGGGAACAAGTTGAAGATAACGCACGAAATGTACCAGGACTACGTAGCGAAAGCCAAGCAGAAGTTACAAGAAGCACAGCTCAGAAGGAAGCGGTTAAAAGTTAATCAGGGATGTGGATGTGTTCCTAGGAAAGATAAAGCAAAATTCGATGACGTGCTACCGGCAGACACTAAAAAAGATAAGAAAGATGACGACAAACGTTTAGGTATACCGAGAAATTTCAGCGAGCAGAATTTGAAGTCGCACACAGAAGACAGTGAGCCTAAGAAGTGTTGTTCGAAGTCGAATCCTGATCTGTTGGACTATGGTGATGAGTGTTCGATGGAGCTGATACAGTTGGACATAGCGCGGACGTTCCCACACTTGTGTATATTCCAGCGCGGAGGGCCATACTTTGACGTGTTGCACGAATTGTTGGCGGCTTATGTTTGTTACAGACCTGATATTGGATATGTGCAA GGCATGTCGTTCATCGCGGCGGTGCTGATCCTGAACATGGAGGCGGCCGGTGCGTTCGTGTGCTTCGCCAACCTGCTGGACGGCTGCGTGCTGCGCGCCGCCTTCACGCGCGACGGCGCCACCATGCAG cGTTTATGGAAAGCGTACGGTCGCCTAGTGGAGACGAACATCCCGGCGCTGACGGATGGCGCGTTACTCCCCGAGCTGTACTTGCTGGAGTGGCTGTACACGGCGTTTGCAAAAGCTATGCCGCTGGACGCCGCCTGTCGCCTCTGGGACGTGTTCCTGAGGGATGGCGACACGTTCCTGTTCAATGCTGCGCTTG GTATCCTCCACTTATACCAAGACGAGCTGAAAGACATGGACTTCATATCGGCCGCCCAGTTCCTGACCAAGCTCCCCGAAGACCTTGACGCCGAAGCCCTCTTCAAGAGCATCTCGTCAGTCTCCATGTGCTGTGACGGTATGTCGTTTGAGGAGCTGGTCTCCTGCTGCGAGGTCGACAGCAGTCTGGACGATGATGTGGCGGTCAGGTTATGA